The sequence TGTGGGTGATAGCGTACTTTTCCCATAATGGCATAATCCCATGCATATATATCATAAAACATTGAGTAGAATTTGCTTACATGTTCGTCCCTCGTCCACTATCTCAGCATCGCGGGCAAAGGTGAGGCAGGGACACAAGCAGGTAACCCAGcctttggagagagagagaaaaaaaaaaaaaaaaagaatttgttaAAGAGATGTTGAAAGCATTTGAACTTGTAAAACAACACTCTGAATAGATTCCACCACCCCAAAGGCCACCCATTGTATTCTAAACAAAATACAAGCAAAGATTTTCACCCATCTATTagtattttaaccaaaaaattacAGTTAATTTTACCATCAactaaaaattgagttatatGAAACACTTCAATATTGAAATTTGCAATTTATGCATTTTGCTCATTTATAAGTTCAAACAAGATCATATTATAAAGtttgggatttaaaaaaaaaaaaaaaaaaaacaacaacaacaacagaggATTCCTTTACAATTGGAGGAGTCTTCAAAGCAACCAAATATTCCGGTGGACCACTTTCCCCTGGTTGGAAGCTGTGGAGCAGCCATATTTTAGAGATGGAAAGATGTATCAGGAAGAGGATGGCAAATTCAGAGCTCTATGTGCCTCAACATGTTTGATCAGTTCTGGAAttaagtagaaaaagaaaaagtagaaaataGAGCTGGAGAATATGTTCTGGAATTAAAGCAAGCACATATTCCGGTGTACCACTTTCCCCTGGTCGGAAGCTGTGGAGCAGCCATATTTTAGAGATGGAAAGATGTCTCAGGAAGAGGATGGAGAATATGTTCTGGAATTAAGTAGAAAAGGAATATAAGAATGGATGATAGAGATAAGAGCGGGTATATGTGCGTTGGGGAGAAAAAAcgtggaaaaaaaagaaaaagaaaaagtaaaaacgtAAGgacaaaagaaagggaaaataatataaagaataagaaatcaTAATTGAGAAATGttaccataatattttcacaataaattttaagtaataaattattattagctaatattggtgagtaaaaaaataatttcagtggcgggttcaaattaaaactagtaacaacttttcacataagattttgttgtgaaagtattgtgaaaaatgttctgaACGTAATATtctcattgaaaaatataaccATTGGGAATGAATAGATGAAGAATaaatgaagattaaaaaaaaataaagaatgaatgaagaaataatatttaaatgagatgaaGAAAGGATAGAAAATCTGTTGGTAtgtgtatttaaaaaaatagataagtaaaAAGTACATACCACGGTTTACTATTTACTGTTCAAATAGCACCAAATTTTAAAGAAGCTGTTGGAGATTCTTATACTATTCAACCTAAGGGAGAgttgaagaaaagagaaattggCTTAAGGCAAGTGAATTGCATTTATTGTGATTTGATGTCAAGAGtgtgaaaggaagaaaagaaggaaaagatgaagaaataaaaggaTTTGGTGCCAGTTTTGGGCGCAACTTTATACGGATGCACGTACCGAACCAAACTGAGACGCCACTTTGAGTTGCCAGAACAACCGTGCGGGCCTTGCCGAGATTGCTGTGTCCATCACCTACGCTGTCTTTGCGCTCTCTGCCAAGAGCACCGCAAGCTCAAAAACCGTCATATGGATCTAGTAGGAGGTAAAATAGTTCGTgacttttaacatttttctagCTGTTACACTACATATTGGGCCATAAGTTTACATGCACAACTGAACTAAAAGCTGCTGTACCTATGAACaataattgataaataaataatcttcaaatatcatttaaataattatatatcacataaattagaattttataataaaattataaaacagtTGAGATATATTATGTGCATGAAGGCAGTATCTTCTTCAGTTGTCCCTTGATATGAATAGTGATTGTACTAGTACAATATTATTAAAGCATACAACCCTTAAAATATTTGTACATAGCTTAAAATCAAGATAAATAATTCTTATTCTCCTCCAATATAGCATTAATGAGGcgataaaaataatatatcatttttatccatttaaaaacacaatataCCAAAAAATACTACAAAAATGAAACTTACGCGAAAGGTAAGAAAACCTGAACTGCAGAAGTCATTTAGGAGAAAAAGTTAGCGGTCAAAGTTAACTCACAGTCAAAGTTAATGTCGTAGTCAACAATCAGCAGAGATGGTGTCAGTAGGATGACGTAAGCGGTTGCGATGGTAGCTGACATAAGCAAATGACTCAATTCTAATGTAAGCCATTTCAAGGTCCCTTTAACCGTTGCCAAAGAAGATGCTAGAATTGATTGTCTTCAAGGTCCCTTTAATCGTTATTTGACACCAACACAAACAATATGCCGATTCCAAAATTATTTGAAGGCCTTTGTTAACGGGTGTTGCTAATGTTATTTGATACCAACGCAAACAATATGCTGATTCCAATATTATTTGATAGCTTTTGTTAACGGGTGTTGTTCAGCACCggttaaaattgatttttttattaataaagtatTGTTACTTTTTGGGAGTAGAAAAaaacttggtaaagtagtcgtTAAAGTGACAGTGAAGCATAAAAAATCTCCCATTTTACAACATGATTGAAATACTCTTTTAAAgtttttccctctttctttcctttatcaACATTTTCAACTTGGTTTtgtactctctttttttccccagATCTACAAAACATCCACTCAAATGcctcaaatttcaaatccaagcCAAATTGTCAAAgcttttgttaggttctaaggacttaggatctaaatgtattagaacttcaatgtgtaatgttggcaaaccatgatcaaaacttagaatCTAGAATTAGGCTACTCAAagtgtatttatttgtatagttggAATCGAGTATACTGCGGtatttattatgtaaatctgcaaggctcgatcgatcgaaaattagactcgatcgatcgaagctcatgaagattgtttttctgtagaatttttcaactcaacCCAAGTCCATTTGATgtatagggttttatgttttgccttaagtataaaaggaaaaactctagccacgttttagaggttgttgtttatgctgtgtatgtgaatctcttgtgagatctagaagtgtttgccttcatatatacttagggttatcaagatcgagattgatgtcgagaccttagtgatcgtttcagttgctgcataaagaaattcaagaaatacaagtggtgtacttgtggatgctgtggatttgagaaagaagtagtccgtggacttggagctgtcacatggtcgtggtagtaagttttctattcaaggtagcaataggatgttagtggtctaaatcgctattgtaaaatttcaattctttcatagtggatcttgttttattttgaggatagctaggttaaatcctccccaggttttttaccggtttggtttttctaTGTTATCATATagtgtgttttttatatttccacactactttgcatgatatgatttacttttgttaacctagatttgaataatttacctaagttaattacttggctaaataattaggttaaacaacttatgttttaaggggtctaaaaacgtacaactTTTTCACATTCCAAATTAAACCCAGTCACCAAAACAACCTAGATACAACCAAAAACAGAGGAAGGAAAAAGTAGAAATAAAGGTAAAGAGAAAAAGGGGAGGCCAATGGTTCCTAGTGGTGGTGGTAGCGCAAGTGAGCACCACTACCAAAAACGGTGGTGGAGCTCAAGGGTTCGGCCATTGCTgagacgagagagagagaattcgaGATAGCAGAGAGAGGGAGTGAAACGGATTTGGTTATGGAGGGTTACAAATCTGGTGgttgcggtggtggtggtgtttttgtttcttggatTGAAGCATGAGAAAGACTGAGAGAGAAAGGAGTgagacaagaagaagaaagagaagagagtaGTTTCAAACGTAGCAAAgactagagagagaaaattgagaagagttaaaagaagaagaagggtatttttatcttataagtagcaaatttaacttttcaaaaatatttttctttccttagtAAAAATAGCTCCAcgtgtaatttatttattattaatttcctTCTTAACGGGTGTTGTCCAGCACTCGTTAACAGGACCCTTATTTGATACCAACACGGCAATATTGGGagtctaattttatttttgggaaacCAAAAAGTTGGCTTTTTGTCATCAGCACTTGGGGGATTTTTTTCTTGGGCTGATGTGGCACTGATGACGTCACGGGTGAAGTCAGCCTAAAGTAGTTGACGGCGCGTGGGGCGTGTGACTTTCGACGCACATTGCTTGGGCGGCACGTGAGGGCGTGTGAGGACTTCAATGGTTGCGAGACTTCCACAAATGAGTAGATCGACGCAAGACGATCATAGTAGtacatacaaaaaaattaatcgGAGCAAAATTCATAGCGGTGATGAATGGAACAATGGTCTTTGTGGTGTGGGACTCCTCAACAGCAGCGACTACAGGTCCGGAACCCAAGGACGATGATTGAGAGACGTCAGAGGTTCAACGACGAGTGGCTGCGGCGGCTGCTATGACGGCGGAAGTGATATTGAGAATGGAGTAACACCAATagagacaagactgctaagaaaatgTCAGAGTAGTGGCTCTGATTCCatgttaaaaatactgaatgaatagtattgtatttctcaaaaaataaaatatacatgagtgtctttatataggaggcagagtgtgtagtacaagtatgTATACTATACAAATAAACAAGATGGACCAAAGGCCCACAGCCTATTACACCTCAACAATTTGATTGTTTGATCTTTGGAGGATGGTCTTAGAACCCACGAAAGAAAATTGAGCTGATAATGGTTGATTGCTACTTTCTAGCTATCTCCATTATTTGACTTTTCTCTACCTAATCATCCTTGATGTTGCTCTGCTAAGGGATCAAATGCATTGGATTGAACAGGTCAAAGGGGTTCGTTGCATCTTGGAAATAGTTTTTACAAACTTTAATTTAAAGGGCTTgggatttaattaatatatatccTTCTAATGTGCCATAGTAATTGGCTTTGTTAATTATTTCATGTAGAGGATCGTTTACTTCATGATGCGATGAAATTAATGCGTCTTGATCTATGGAGATTGgaggaatttaaaaaataaaaacaaaacaaaacttcgGACTTGGTGGTTCAAAGTTCATAACCATTTCACCAGTAAATTAATGGAAGTGAATATTTTAGGCttcacttttaaaaaatgtagaTACTTCTACAACAATTCCCTCCTCTCTCacataatttaataaatgaaatttaCCATTATGTAGTAATAGAAAGTAATACTATTTCTTTGGaatattgaataaataaattcaagaaaaattctTCTTTTACATTGTACGTACAATGTTTTATATTGAAGAGAGAGCAAAATCTGTATAATATTTATCACTTTTTGCTTTTTGTGTGATAACcatgtaaatataaatttacattgcaaatataatataaacatataaaattcctaaatttaattaatgaaatcaaGTTTACTTTATTTTGGATGCAAGACAACAAGAAGGATACAAGAAGTTGTGAAAGATCCTATATCATAAATGAAGAGGAGCACGGTTTTTGCTCAGAAGAGGAGCACAGTTTGAACCTGGATAAAGTTGGGCCATTGCAAACTAAATTCATCACTGCCCAAGACTAATTGCAACCCCATAAAAAGATCCTATATCATAAATGAAGAGGAGCACGGTTTTTGCTCAGTAGAGgagcaaacaaaaaaacaaaaaacaaaaaggaagtaCAAATGATGTAAATCAAGCACATTGAGCGTATATCTTGGCACTTTTTGTATTGTCAATCTAGGTTATTGACCAGTATTAACacattcttaagaacaatagacCAGTGTTTTTCAAGTTGCATTTAGACATAAACTCACTAGGTGGAGCAATGCTCGTGTAATTGTAAAATAGACATCTTCTAATGTGTTAACTAAAgaagtttcaatttttcttttttccaaaagaACTTAAAACGGCCTAGGAAAAAGGATGATGTTTGGCTTCTTAATCagtgtgaaatttgaaatattGAATAGGTTAAAGGAATCGCACAAATTTCTAATTTGGTATTAACTCTACTTCTAAAAGAACTAATTTCTCTTCCAAAACTTACCACATAAAACATCTAGGAACACTATCACATGTTTTCTCTAGATTAATAAAAACCATACAAATATCTCTACATGtctctctatatttttccattaaaaatctGTCGACAATTTTTTCAACATACCACGTCTTAATCTCATTGGGTTTCAATTACCCAATTAATCACCAAAAAAACGAAAATACCATCTACAAATCATTTTGGACATCTACAATTATTTGATACTACACTACAAAATTGGGCCAAAACCCCATTATTATATCAATAAGTCAAAAGCCCAAAATGTTATTTTCTACCTCATTTTACATCACTATTAGCTAAGCCTATGACAAATTACTTTATTGCATTCGATTTAAAAAGCCAAATGGTTAAAACCAATCGCAAACTACTTCATTCCATTCTATTAAAAAAGCCCATGGTTAAAacttattgtaattatttattgtgAGGGACCAAGAAGCTACATTATATGTGCAACCCAAATGGGAGAGCTTTTAAAGCTGGCTCACTCTAAGAGCTTCGGTTAAGGtgcccacataaatttagatataTCAAGTGCATGAGGATGTTTTGGTTCTCTTTTCTTGTTTCAAACTCGAAGTTAGtctctttgttttgaatttactTGTGATCAAGATTGAAATTTTTGTCTGCATTGAGTGATGTTTTGAGGCTAATAACTAGAACATTGCCTTTTTCTGtctgtttgtttttatttatttatttattattttattattaatggcTTCAATGATGTTAGGGATATTTGGGGGTTGTTGTATATTGGTAATGCAATTGTATTAGTGGTTCAGTATTGATATTGTATAGTATATTGAGATTGTTATATACATGTTAGTGAGAATAAGTGGCTGGGCTGGGTGGTTGTGACAGGGTGGCAAGTCAATTAGTTAGAAGTTAGTTAGGGAGTTGGGCTTAGCTGGTTGGGCTTAGTTGTGGGAGTACCAGACACGGGTTTAGAAGGTCAGGCCAGGGTCAAGTGTATAAAAGACCAGAAGGTTGTAAAGGgaagatataataaaattgcCATTGATTCTATGTTCACTGTTTTCCTTCTCTGTTCTTTCCCTAACTTCTTGGAGGCTTAGCTGACCTCGAATTCAGCTACAAATCTTCACCCATCAATTCCAGTCTTAACAAATTAGATGATGATCATGACCCTAATGCTTAAGTGAGATAGATGCTTACGTGTTGTACTTGAACGGAACCTTTCTCCATCAAAGTTCAATTTTTCCCCCTTATAACCATATTAGAATCCAGTTTGCCCAATCCCACTTGTTTTCCAGTGTTTCCAAAATGACAAGGCCATGTAATTCTTTCATTAAAATCTGTTTCACTCTGTATTTGTGCACATGAAAGatggtgtttttgtttttggaattcaataattttgttttgtattaaaaccatattctctctctcttgtgtgagtttgtttctaaaaaaaaaagaataacaatAACTATCCATGTGTTAATGTGTTATAGTTACTAAAAAAATGTCTTCAAACTATCTTCTTATTTAAAACCACTTCAATTATAAATTTCCTTAAGCCGTATCCAATAAACGTCTATTTTTGCCGAACTATATAGTATAAACGTCTTTCATGTGCACAAATACAcctttttttgttgcttttttttttttttttgtatgctaTTTCAGCTAGTGAAAAATGTTTTGTCTAGCATTACCCGTACTTTGTGCAATCAAGCTCTAAGATTACCCTAATAAACTTGAGGTCATGGGTGGAAAAGGCAGAGGGTTTGTGGGTATTTTTCTTTGCTGTTTAGTCTTGGGATTTTGAAAGTTTCTTACAAGTGAGACCTGATTTTAGGAGTACAACAATTATCAcgcaattttttaataattattttatgtagcAAATTGTGATTAGTTGTCTGTCACTTTTACATAAatccaatattttcttttccactaCTCACAATTTGCCACATTAGAGTTATAgttctaaattattttgggTAAGTAATGGTTAATTGAATATATTCGGATTTGGGGTTAATTTCGACGTGGGTTTTGttgaaaatgtgtgttttgtATATATCTCTTTGGAGCTGATCTATAAACTGGGTGGGTGTGTTTTCTATGTTAGATAGTTGTTTGTGAACTGTGGGTTGTTAAATTGGTAGATAAGTGGGGTTAGCAACATGGAGATGAGAAGAAGAGACGGATTTTGAcgtgaagaaagagagagatttcactttttctttaataacttttacttgtaagaaaaattcattttatcCTCAAAGTTGTGACATGGTCCCAAACATAAATTGTGTTTTCAGTTCTTAAAAAAGTCACTCTAGTAAAATGGTACCAAACACGCATTTTTGCAATATGAGCTCCCTGAAAATAGTTTTCTATCCGAATTTTTTGAATATTGTTTTCacaatgttttgaaaataaaaacacaaatgatattaccaaacaagccctagaGTTAAAGAAagcaaattatattttaacttacattttaatattaattattagttcATATAGCTTGTTGCATACGCCatacacaatttatttttgagttGAAATCGTGATTTGagttcaaaaactaaaatatgttTGCGTTGTGTGTACTGTGTAGTAGTTAGTGTATAAATTATAATAGGCACTGCCCATATTCTAATATAGGACCAAAAAGATTCACAAAATGTACACAATTATGAGTCCACATTGTCTGATTGTCCGAAGGTAACGTTGCAGTTTTGGGCTTTAAGAAAAGTCATTAAAAAACATGACATTACCCAAACTAGTCCAGAAATTGGGCCGTCCTTAGTCAAAATCGAACCCAAATGGCACTTGATTGAAATCTCTTTGGGTCTCAGCTTTGCAACCTAAGAAAGATATTCTTCCATTCACTTAATATGGGCCTAAAGTCCAATCACTCAATATGCCCCTCTTTTTCAAATCACTTAGTATGGGCCTAAAGTTTCAAGTGGAAACATATTCCCACAAGTGATGTCGAGGCATATTTGTGATTGGTgtttaataaaaatagtgtCAATTAAGAGTCcatgtgaaaataatattacTCTAATTACAACTTGTTATCGTAACAATCCCAATGAATTAGTCTAATTGTTCACAAGGCTTCATGAGAGTTACAAAGTTCTTAATTCAAAATTCTTATCCAAAACCTTGGAACCACCCTAAAGATTCCTCCATGTAAGTGCGTAAAGGACTAGAAGACTATACATATCTAAGTGAATAGTCCAGTGCTCAAAGATAAAGCCTAAAGTACAATTTGCATTCATAAAGTTTTGGATAATTTTGATTTGTtccctaaagtttcaaaatgtAGATTGGTAACCCTAAAAATCACATATCGTTTGAATTTAAGTCATTTTATCAATGTGTCATTTGAGGTGTCAATTAAGTgccaacaaaaaattataatgattgAATCTTTAGATTACagtatattaataaattgagtCAATATCCAAATAAATACCTAAAttataaatcattaaagaatatTGAATTTGACTTATTAGgaaaatatataatcaaaaaGATGCAATAATGAAATAACAAATtggatatatattaaaaatgtcaaCACAAAGATAAGAAGAGTTTTTTCATTTAGAGTACAATATCACGAAaaactccacaaaaaaaaaattgaaatgaaaataatttacaTCATTttgaatgtacataattttttccaaataaatctatcaaaattaaGAGATACATTTTAGAACattatatgaaatatattctattagttgatttctttccttaataaagtatttaatttttatgctcCAATTGTTAGATAAAATGAGGCCTAAGGGAGGGTAATTTAAACCCTGGTTCTCCTTATAAAGGAGATTATATAATGCATATTCCTCTGAattgaatttagaaaaataattcattttgagGTTCgcaaaaaaacttgaattttttcaaaaaccctaTGTTACGCATAATCCAACAAATTTGATTATGTTTAATTTGTAAGcttaaaaaatctaattaaagaCTCATATTAATCTAAATACCAGATTACAGGACTACTAATCCTACCGGTCGGGTTGACTCGGATTTAATAACtatctatagtttttttttattattaattaaaaaaaaaaagaagaagaaaaataattatctatAGTTAATTGGAGAGATAGAACCAATGAACCAGAGATGATAGAACCACAAGTAAAAGACCCAATCTCCCATCACCCAAACCACTTTTAATGACTTTACGTGTCCCCTCAAATCAAATCTCACCACGTgtcacaaacccaaaacaccCCCTTCAAACTTCTCCTTCTCGATTCGATAcattcaactctctctctctctctcacgcaaAAATTGTCCAAACTTAACATAAACATAGTATCAGGTACCAAAgcaaccttaaaaaaaaaaaaaaagagacaaacaaacaacaaaaacacacagATACTATTCGCTATGATTCAAATCGAAACCCAGAAGAAGCTATTGATCCTTGTAATAACATATGGGTTGTTATCGTGTACAACGGAATCAATTCGGTTCGAGCTGAAATCGAGTCACACCAAGTGCATCGCCGAAGAGTTAAAGGTCAATTCCATGACTGTTGGCAAGTACAGCGTTGTCAATCCCAACGAAGACATACCCTTACCCGATTTTCACAAAGTCTCCGTtcgggtaattttttttttcttttttcttttaattttttttagatgtttgAATTTTAATCTATAGCGTATGCTCCAAGACACCAATTGAGTTTGGGTGTAGGTGGGGCGCCAATTTAGCGAGAAAAGATTTTACGAGTTGAGCTAACTGAGAGCgagtattatttgaaattttattattgttgttgttgtttttgagtGGGATTAGGTGACTTCGTCAAATGGGAATATTTATCATCATGGGGACAAAGTGCCGTCGGGGAAGTTCGCGTTTATGACAGTGGAGGCGGGAGATTACATGGCGTGTTTCTCGGCGCCGGATCATCAGCCTTCCATCACTTCCACCATTGATTTCGAATGGAAGACTGGTGTGGCTGCTAAGGATTGGTCTAGTGTTGCCAAGAAAGGCCAAGTTGAtgtaagttcttttttttttatacttttaattGTTAGTTGCaacattttgtcattttctagAACTATAAATTTGTTGTCACAAATTGTTTTGGTAGATGTTTTAGGTGTCCTGTTGTGATTGATGTATAATAAAAGTGGTGTTAGTTATGGTTGCTGTGAATGGAAGTGGTGTTGCTCTGATTGCGACTTGTTAACTTAGTTAAGATGTGAAAATGGTTGTGACTTTAGTaactgtgtgtgtgttttttgggattttgtggTTAGGTTGTTGGTGTggttattatttatgtttggcTTTTTGGGTAATGAAaagtttgagtgtttttttagATAGTGGGCTTGAAGTTGAAGCTTGTAAAATGAGTGAGAATTAAGAATGTTGAATTTCAGGGTTTAGTATTGTGGTAttaaggatttttatttatGCGTAAGTTACATACTCTCAGTAGACTATGAATTTTGAACCCATGAGTTCTCCCTTTAGTTATTGTTGTGGGAAGAGAAGGTGTTGTTTGAGCTAGAGTACATTGGTGAGTCAAGGGGACTAATTTGCTAAGGTATGGTTATTGGTCAGTATGTGAAGTTGATTAAATTGACTTCTAGATTGATATAGAGAGTGTTTTCGGTGGGGAAAAATATGCGTGGTGTTTGGCAGATTTTTGCTGGTGATTAGGCATGATTGAAAAATTGGTCTCTAAATGCATTGTATTTTGAAGCCAAGCTGTTCTCTTTGAAAAGTGAATGAAAACACTAATTATAAGGTTATGAGTTCTGCCTGCTGGTCATTTGTGGTCCTTAGTGCAATCTAGAGTAAGTGCTCTGAAGCATTTTAGTGTTAATATTGAGGGTTTGCTTGTGATCATTCTTCTCTGATCCCCAAAAAAAGGGAAGGAAGAATGGCATAATGGTTAAAGATGGCAACTTTGAGTTTTTGTCATCACAATGAAGTTGTATTACAAGTGTGCCAGACCCCATAAGTG comes from Castanea sativa cultivar Marrone di Chiusa Pesio chromosome 3, ASM4071231v1 and encodes:
- the LOC142626728 gene encoding LOW QUALITY PROTEIN: transmembrane emp24 domain-containing protein p24delta7 (The sequence of the model RefSeq protein was modified relative to this genomic sequence to represent the inferred CDS: substituted 3 bases at 3 genomic stop codons), whose amino-acid sequence is MIQIETQKKLLILVITYGLLSCTTESIRFELKSSHTKCIAEELKVNSMTVGKYSVVNPNEDIPLPDFHKVSVRVTSSNGNIYHHGDKVPSGKFAFMTVEAGDYMACFSAPDHQPSITSTIDFEWKTGVAAKDWSSVAKKGQVDLMELELKKMYDTVISIXEEMFYLLEREEEMQVLNKTTNNRMAWLSFLSLIVCXSVAGLQVWHLKTSFXKKKLI